The following proteins are encoded in a genomic region of Candidatus Jidaibacter acanthamoeba:
- a CDS encoding tetratricopeptide repeat protein → MRSGLHNTNIAFRRVATNVDVPERLLAHRDISSLLRSLGGSVAQQVKRISLIGIDNTTVLFSREFYLNTRLVTGRTNSFVYNKSGGMEEVFPGKSKTKLYYESKRDLKRNFCTNTEPKNRSALKEKLVGNVRTILSSAVGGVVGGLIGYNADTLLPSSFILNRQKKLRRLLGTERLELEVKNILPPIRDYTDFIERKQAITNLEKGFLILEKDYKIQEILITGEQGSGKTELAEEYANKYAEKIGEALPDNTKTIKIFKVESKDDFQREFREFARELGVQIEDNNDEDIISEVHKKLIDRPYWLIIFDNLGNSIDSQELDYQFIEKYIPKGEWHKGRVIITSRDHEIIPENKRYIIKIVDTTSSEYRFLKEEVIQLIDKVIGEGHKDYGSRYGWKEKLGASLGYLPHAINKAAAYIRYKEGENIISYIENIRKELGLKEGEYPDVRDNDKKIKYYEKINNVVNNLSKAEISKNTIALDILKFVELLNPDSIQTELLKIRFKEVKEDKFIEALELLKDYKLLEEKGNNQWKLHRSMVPSIDVIKTEKKEQLNKIIEFFKNNFKRDNTGQQAKNKNALFVPHVVTLLFYQDKVFGKSKSAEYVYFKVALASHYMMTGRSIKAREILETSKEFLEKLAEEGLNDSDKDKLKEFKEHLSKLKWCILDFIKIQEEKRILNEQINIICNGLKNEDEKLLTIYSQTLYHLGRTYFDIGGESDIYRYYLQQAVAVREVIDRKIGGNGNIAENQFNENGMDSILVQRNGILEFKHKTENNNNLEDIITEYNKLEKKIVDVKNKWSCRSEKFRIRQKIAAGKKSYQEKKRECDRAVQEMYKDEDYIDKGEGDFITSEDVFSYLTEGDRKSDTRQAKYLNDMGKLLYITGEYKEALKFYNKSIDIEQEKKSISLELGEAYLGVAKAYVAYKDKKDITQEQEIIINSDFAKADAYKKEEILLDIANSAIKRCFRIQDEIGISKNHEQRREAIELSNIILDSNYISKVERQAQRNDMYII, encoded by the coding sequence ATGAGAAGCGGTTTACATAATACTAATATAGCTTTTAGAAGAGTAGCCACTAATGTAGATGTACCAGAAAGGTTATTAGCACACCGGGATATAAGCTCGTTGCTGCGAAGTCTAGGAGGTTCAGTCGCACAACAAGTGAAAAGAATAAGCCTTATAGGTATTGATAATACTACTGTTTTGTTTAGTCGTGAGTTCTACTTAAATACTAGACTTGTAACAGGAAGAACCAATAGTTTTGTTTATAATAAAAGTGGTGGTATGGAAGAAGTGTTTCCAGGAAAAAGTAAGACAAAATTATATTATGAAAGTAAGAGAGATTTGAAAAGAAATTTTTGCACCAATACTGAACCAAAAAATAGAAGTGCATTGAAAGAGAAGCTGGTTGGAAATGTAAGAACTATTTTAAGTTCAGCGGTAGGTGGCGTAGTTGGTGGTTTAATAGGATATAATGCAGATACTTTATTACCCTCTAGCTTTATATTAAATAGACAAAAAAAACTCAGGCGATTACTTGGCACTGAAAGATTAGAATTAGAGGTAAAGAATATATTGCCGCCCATACGAGACTACACCGATTTTATTGAAAGAAAGCAGGCGATTACCAATCTTGAGAAGGGATTTCTTATATTAGAAAAGGATTATAAAATACAAGAAATATTAATTACTGGAGAACAAGGGAGTGGTAAGACGGAACTTGCTGAGGAGTATGCAAACAAATATGCAGAGAAAATAGGTGAAGCTCTTCCTGATAACACAAAAACAATTAAAATTTTCAAGGTTGAAAGCAAAGACGACTTCCAACGTGAATTTAGAGAGTTTGCAAGAGAATTAGGCGTACAAATTGAAGACAATAATGATGAGGATATAATCTCAGAAGTACATAAAAAGCTAATAGATAGACCCTATTGGTTGATAATATTTGACAACCTCGGTAATTCGATTGATAGCCAAGAACTCGATTATCAATTTATAGAAAAATATATACCTAAAGGAGAGTGGCATAAAGGAAGAGTAATAATTACTTCTAGAGATCATGAAATTATACCTGAGAATAAAAGATATATTATTAAAATTGTGGATACAACAAGCTCAGAATATAGATTCCTAAAAGAAGAAGTAATCCAACTTATTGATAAAGTTATTGGAGAGGGGCACAAAGATTATGGTAGCAGATATGGATGGAAGGAAAAGCTAGGAGCAAGCTTAGGCTATTTACCACATGCGATAAATAAAGCAGCAGCATATATTAGATACAAGGAAGGCGAGAACATCATCTCTTATATAGAAAATATTAGAAAGGAACTTGGTTTAAAAGAAGGTGAGTATCCTGATGTAAGAGATAACGATAAGAAAATAAAGTATTATGAGAAGATAAATAATGTAGTAAATAACTTGTCAAAAGCTGAGATAAGTAAAAATACAATAGCACTAGATATATTAAAATTTGTTGAACTATTAAATCCAGATTCAATACAGACAGAATTGTTAAAAATTAGATTTAAAGAGGTAAAAGAAGATAAATTTATAGAAGCATTAGAGTTACTTAAGGATTATAAGCTTCTAGAGGAGAAAGGGAATAATCAATGGAAGTTACATCGTTCTATGGTTCCTTCTATAGATGTAATTAAAACTGAAAAAAAAGAACAATTAAATAAGATAATTGAATTTTTTAAAAATAATTTTAAGCGCGATAATACCGGGCAACAAGCAAAAAATAAAAATGCATTATTTGTACCACATGTAGTAACTCTATTATTTTACCAGGATAAAGTGTTTGGTAAAAGCAAAAGTGCTGAATACGTATATTTCAAAGTAGCTTTAGCCTCACACTACATGATGACAGGAAGGTCAATTAAAGCAAGAGAGATTCTTGAAACTAGTAAGGAGTTTTTAGAAAAGCTAGCAGAAGAAGGGCTAAATGATTCAGATAAAGATAAGCTTAAAGAATTTAAAGAGCATCTTAGTAAACTGAAATGGTGTATATTGGATTTTATAAAAATTCAAGAAGAAAAAAGAATTTTAAATGAACAAATTAACATAATTTGTAATGGGTTGAAAAACGAAGATGAAAAGCTATTAACCATCTATTCCCAAACACTTTATCATCTGGGCAGAACTTATTTCGATATAGGAGGAGAAAGTGACATATACAGATATTATTTACAACAAGCAGTAGCTGTAAGAGAAGTAATTGATAGAAAAATAGGGGGAAACGGGAATATAGCCGAGAATCAATTTAATGAGAATGGAATGGATAGCATTCTTGTGCAGAGAAATGGTATATTGGAATTTAAACATAAAACTGAAAATAACAATAATTTAGAAGATATAATTACGGAATATAACAAGCTAGAAAAGAAGATAGTTGATGTGAAGAATAAATGGAGCTGTCGAAGTGAAAAATTCAGGATAAGGCAGAAAATAGCTGCAGGTAAGAAATCATATCAAGAGAAGAAAAGGGAATGTGATAGAGCAGTGCAAGAAATGTATAAAGATGAAGATTACATAGACAAAGGTGAGGGGGACTTCATAACTTCTGAAGATGTTTTTAGTTACCTTACTGAAGGGGATAGGAAGAGTGATACAAGACAAGCAAAGTACTTAAATGATATGGGTAAATTACTTTATATTACGGGGGAGTATAAAGAGGCATTAAAGTTTTATAATAAATCAATAGATATCGAGCAAGAAAAGAAAAGTATAAGTTTAGAGCTGGGTGAAGCTTACTTAGGTGTTGCTAAAGCGTATGTCGCTTATAAAGATAAAAAAGATATTACTCAAGAGCAGGAAATAATTATAAATTCAGACTTTGCTAAAGCAGATGCTTATAAGAAGGAAGAAATACTACTAGATATTGCTAATTCTGCAATAAAGAGGTGTTTTAGAATTCAGGATGAGATTGGTATAAGTAAGAATCATGAACAACGTAGAGAGGCAATTGAGTTAAGCAATATAATATTAGATAGTAATTATATTTCTAAAGTAGAGAGGCAAGCCCAGCGTAATGATATGTATATAATTTAA